A single genomic interval of Halomonas denitrificans harbors:
- a CDS encoding hybrid sensor histidine kinase/response regulator, producing MSDLSGGLLALAGLTWLGLLFAVAVFGERRPAGSRAWWPVVYSLSLAVYCTAWTFYGVTTQTVRSGWPIPPTFVGTIVLFALGGPFLIRLVRLSKRHNTTSIADFIASRFGKSSALAAVVTAVAVLGMVPYIALQLKAVAMSFGTVAGLAENEAGRAAWQDLAFYVAVVMALFAVLFGTRRAVATGHNRGLVLAMGFESLFKLTAMLALGLFVVFGLFQGPLDLAARTPELPFREPASFATLTLLGALAMFTLPHQFHIGVVECRDERHVRTARWLFPVFLLLIALPVLPLARAGVALLGDAGVAPDLYVLMLPLAHEQSALALFAFLGGLSAATGMVILASLTLSIMLGNHWITPLLLKRPGASGRDLLIPVRIQRRVGIVAVLMLAYVYSRLSGSAEALADIGALSFSGLAQLAPAVVLAVYRPGLPARSILAGLLGGVAVWAYVLLWPLTGPPDPGAGWPAWLAPSGLFGLAGLDALPRAVLASLLVNLAIVAATARRWSPVGPSNDDVPLPDSVLDGLAERFLSPERRRLLQVLGAGSLERERAVEHELAAVVGAASARLLLDAARRRTPAPLDTVAELVGQAAEQAQFSQAVLSGALENMSQGICVVDADLRLVAWNRPYLDLFDYPPELIRVGRPVAELLRHNARRGLVETEDLDAAIERRLAHKRAGTAHRIERSWPDGRIIEIRGNPMPGGGFVATFADVTAFRRAESELKRINETLEQRVAARTTELREAMVQAEKANAAKSRFLAAVSHDLVQPLNAAQLMTHSLSARLDAEAPRRVLKQISGALGATEDLLAALLDISRLDAGGLEPRRSRFALDDLFEQLAGEFRVLAEARGLVLRWRRSGRFVESDPQLLRRILQNFLSNAVRYTHRGGVLLAARRRGDSVLAGVWDTGPGIPESARVEVFEEFRRLDPDDAAPGLGLGLAISDRMARLLDHRLVLESREGRGTLFGVVLPAAAAETAGEADASGPAAMDPAPSRVLLVDNEPAMRASLEALFTDWGLDTVARGSHDEALAAARDSGPFDLLVLDYHLDRGRTGMDVLQALRDRGISAPAVLVSADHAAAVRRAARAAGCALLHKPIRPLALKSLLHHLRAGGSRNGPS from the coding sequence TCTACTGCACCGCGTGGACCTTCTACGGCGTCACTACGCAGACCGTGCGCTCCGGTTGGCCGATCCCGCCCACCTTCGTCGGCACCATCGTGCTGTTCGCGCTGGGCGGGCCGTTCCTGATCCGCCTGGTGCGCCTGAGCAAGCGCCACAACACCACGAGCATCGCCGATTTCATCGCCAGTCGCTTCGGCAAGTCCTCGGCCCTGGCCGCCGTGGTTACCGCGGTCGCGGTGCTCGGGATGGTGCCGTACATCGCGCTCCAGCTGAAGGCGGTGGCGATGAGCTTCGGGACCGTTGCCGGCCTGGCCGAGAACGAGGCGGGTCGTGCGGCCTGGCAGGACCTGGCGTTCTACGTCGCCGTCGTCATGGCGTTGTTCGCCGTGCTGTTCGGAACGCGTCGCGCCGTGGCGACCGGCCACAACCGGGGGCTGGTGCTCGCGATGGGCTTCGAGAGCCTGTTCAAGCTCACGGCGATGCTGGCCCTGGGCCTGTTCGTGGTGTTCGGCCTGTTCCAGGGCCCGCTGGACCTCGCGGCCCGCACGCCGGAGCTGCCGTTCCGCGAGCCGGCGTCCTTCGCCACGCTGACCCTGCTCGGCGCGCTCGCGATGTTCACGCTGCCGCACCAGTTCCATATCGGCGTGGTGGAGTGCCGCGACGAGCGCCACGTGCGCACCGCCCGCTGGCTGTTCCCCGTGTTCCTGCTGCTGATCGCTCTCCCCGTGCTGCCGCTCGCGCGCGCAGGCGTGGCCCTGCTCGGCGACGCCGGGGTGGCCCCGGACCTCTACGTGCTGATGCTGCCGCTGGCCCACGAGCAGTCCGCGCTCGCGCTGTTCGCGTTCCTGGGTGGTCTCAGCGCTGCGACCGGGATGGTCATCCTGGCCAGCCTCACCCTGTCGATCATGCTCGGCAACCACTGGATCACCCCGCTGCTCCTCAAGCGTCCCGGCGCATCGGGCCGCGACCTGTTGATCCCCGTGCGGATCCAGCGCCGGGTCGGCATCGTTGCCGTGCTGATGCTGGCCTACGTCTACAGCCGCCTCAGCGGGTCGGCCGAGGCGCTGGCCGACATCGGCGCGTTGTCCTTCTCGGGGCTGGCCCAGCTCGCCCCGGCGGTGGTGCTTGCGGTCTATCGTCCCGGCCTGCCGGCGCGCTCGATCCTGGCCGGCCTGCTCGGCGGCGTGGCGGTCTGGGCCTACGTGCTGCTCTGGCCGCTGACCGGTCCGCCCGACCCGGGCGCTGGATGGCCGGCCTGGCTGGCCCCGTCGGGCCTGTTCGGGCTGGCGGGTCTCGACGCCCTGCCGCGCGCGGTCCTGGCCAGCCTGCTCGTGAACCTGGCGATCGTTGCGGCGACGGCCCGGCGATGGTCGCCGGTTGGCCCATCCAACGACGATGTGCCGTTGCCGGACTCGGTGCTCGACGGTCTGGCCGAACGCTTCCTGTCGCCGGAGCGCCGGCGCCTGCTTCAGGTGCTCGGCGCCGGGTCGTTGGAGCGTGAGCGCGCCGTCGAGCACGAACTGGCCGCCGTGGTCGGCGCGGCGTCGGCGCGGCTGCTGCTCGACGCTGCGCGGCGCCGCACGCCGGCCCCGCTGGATACGGTGGCCGAACTGGTCGGCCAGGCCGCGGAACAGGCGCAGTTCAGCCAGGCCGTGCTGTCCGGCGCGTTGGAGAACATGAGCCAGGGCATCTGCGTGGTCGACGCCGACCTTCGTCTGGTGGCCTGGAACCGTCCCTATCTCGACCTGTTCGACTACCCGCCGGAGCTGATCCGGGTCGGCCGGCCGGTGGCCGAGTTGCTGCGCCACAACGCGCGCCGAGGCCTGGTCGAAACCGAGGACCTCGATGCGGCCATCGAGCGCCGTCTTGCCCACAAGCGGGCCGGCACGGCCCATCGGATCGAGCGATCCTGGCCCGACGGCCGCATCATCGAGATCCGCGGCAATCCGATGCCGGGCGGCGGCTTCGTCGCCACCTTTGCCGACGTGACGGCGTTTCGACGGGCGGAAAGCGAATTGAAACGGATCAACGAGACGCTGGAGCAACGGGTCGCGGCTCGCACCACCGAGCTTCGCGAGGCGATGGTCCAGGCCGAGAAGGCGAACGCGGCCAAGAGCCGCTTTCTTGCCGCCGTCAGCCACGATCTCGTCCAACCGCTGAACGCGGCCCAGCTGATGACCCACTCGCTGTCGGCCCGGCTCGACGCCGAGGCACCGCGCCGGGTCCTCAAGCAGATCAGCGGCGCCCTCGGTGCGACCGAGGACCTGCTCGCGGCGCTGCTCGACATCTCCCGCCTGGATGCCGGCGGACTGGAACCCCGGCGGTCCCGGTTCGCGCTCGACGACCTGTTCGAGCAGCTGGCCGGCGAGTTCCGGGTGCTGGCCGAAGCGCGGGGCCTGGTTCTGAGGTGGCGGCGCTCCGGCCGCTTCGTCGAGAGCGACCCGCAGCTGCTTCGGCGCATCCTGCAGAACTTCCTGTCCAACGCGGTCCGGTATACCCATCGAGGGGGCGTTCTCCTGGCCGCTCGCCGTCGCGGCGATTCGGTGCTGGCCGGCGTCTGGGACACGGGTCCGGGGATCCCCGAATCGGCGCGGGTCGAGGTGTTCGAGGAGTTCCGCCGGCTGGACCCGGACGACGCAGCACCCGGCCTCGGTCTGGGCCTGGCCATTTCCGATCGCATGGCGCGCCTGCTCGATCACCGCCTGGTGCTGGAAAGCCGGGAAGGGCGGGGCACGCTGTTCGGCGTCGTGCTGCCGGCAGCGGCAGCGGAGACCGCAGGCGAGGCCGATGCATCCGGCCCGGCCGCCATGGACCCGGCGCCGTCGCGCGTGCTGCTGGTCGACAACGAGCCGGCCATGCGGGCCTCGCTGGAGGCCCTGTTCACCGACTGGGGGCTGGACACGGTCGCCCGCGGCAGCCACGACGAGGCCCTGGCCGCCGCTCGCGACTCCGGCCCCTTCGATCTTCTGGTGCTCGACTACCATCTCGATCGAGGGCGAACCGGCATGGATGTGCTGCAGGCGCTGCGCGACCGGGGCATTTCGGCACCCGCGGTGCTGGTCAGTGCCGACCATGCAGCGGCGGTGCGCCGCGCCGCGCGAGCGGCCGGCTGCGCGCTGCTCCACAAGCCGATCCGGCCGCTGGCGCTCAAGAGCCTGCTCCACCATCTGCGGGCCGGCGGCAGCCGCAACGGCCCGTCCTGA
- the tatC gene encoding twin-arginine translocase subunit TatC: protein MTTPTGPTESEIDAGVDQELSLIDHLLELRTRLIRAVLAVVLCMLAMVPFARTLYSIVSEPLVSRLPEGSSMIAIDVASPIFAPFKLVMVLALLVAMPYVIYQLWAFVAPGLYQHEKRLARPLLFAATALFYLGCLFAYFLVLPLIFAFITKIAPDGVAVMTDITRYLDFVMVLFLAFGFAFEVPVITVVLVAIGVVTPEGLAKARGYVVVGVFFVAMLITPPDVISQTLLAIPVWALYELGIVFSKMVVRDREATKPPGD, encoded by the coding sequence ATGACGACGCCGACCGGTCCGACTGAATCGGAGATCGATGCGGGCGTCGATCAGGAACTCAGCCTGATCGATCACCTGCTCGAGCTCCGCACGCGCCTGATCCGCGCGGTCCTCGCGGTCGTGCTGTGCATGCTGGCCATGGTGCCCTTCGCCCGCACCCTGTACTCGATCGTGTCCGAGCCGCTGGTATCGCGCCTGCCCGAAGGTTCGAGCATGATCGCGATCGACGTCGCCTCGCCGATCTTCGCGCCGTTCAAGCTGGTCATGGTCCTGGCCCTCCTTGTGGCCATGCCCTACGTCATCTACCAGCTCTGGGCGTTCGTTGCCCCCGGCCTTTACCAGCACGAGAAGCGGCTGGCGCGGCCGCTGCTGTTCGCGGCCACCGCGCTGTTCTACCTGGGCTGCCTGTTCGCGTACTTCCTGGTCCTTCCGCTGATCTTCGCGTTCATCACCAAGATCGCCCCGGACGGCGTGGCGGTGATGACCGATATCACGCGCTACCTGGATTTCGTCATGGTGCTGTTCCTGGCCTTCGGTTTCGCCTTCGAGGTGCCGGTGATCACCGTCGTGCTCGTCGCGATCGGCGTGGTCACGCCCGAGGGCCTGGCGAAGGCCCGCGGCTACGTCGTCGTCGGCGTGTTCTTCGTCGCCATGCTGATCACCCCGCCGGACGTGATCTCCCAGACGCTGTTGGCGATCCCGGTCTGGGCCCTGTACGAACTCGGCATCGTGTTCTCGAAGATGGTCGTCCGCGATCGCGAGGCGACGAAGCCCCCGGGCGACTGA
- the tatB gene encoding Sec-independent protein translocase protein TatB, translated as MGGVGFTELLLLAVVALIVLGPEKLPGIARKAGQLTRQARRAWQGLQSELQAELDADHNRRIMEATSRQEAERKSAAKQDGSADSDSRDKEPKADDDADRSD; from the coding sequence ATGGGCGGCGTCGGGTTCACCGAATTGCTGCTGCTTGCGGTCGTCGCACTGATCGTGCTCGGTCCGGAGAAGCTCCCCGGTATCGCGCGCAAGGCCGGTCAGCTGACGCGCCAGGCGCGACGCGCATGGCAAGGATTGCAGTCCGAGCTCCAGGCCGAGCTGGATGCCGACCACAATCGCCGGATCATGGAGGCCACGTCGCGCCAGGAGGCCGAAAGGAAGTCGGCTGCCAAGCAGGACGGCAGCGCCGACAGCGATTCGCGCGACAAGGAACCGAAGGCCGATGACGACGCCGACCGGTCCGACTGA
- the tatA gene encoding twin-arginine translocase TatA/TatE family subunit yields the protein MANISPWQLLIVLLIVLLIFGTKKLRNIGGDLGGAMKDFRKGLRDSDDDSDSKSTSEEDDASGSTKH from the coding sequence ATGGCCAATATCAGCCCCTGGCAGTTGCTGATCGTCCTGCTGATCGTCCTGTTGATCTTCGGCACCAAGAAACTGCGCAACATCGGCGGCGACCTGGGCGGAGCGATGAAGGATTTCCGCAAGGGTCTCCGCGACAGCGACGACGACTCCGACTCGAAGTCCACCTCAGAAGAAGACGACGCTTCCGGCTCGACCAAGCACTGA
- the hemH gene encoding ferrochelatase, translating to MPKHRIRSRAEVRQVDAHRAPARAGVLLANLGTPDRPDARALRRYLREFLWDDRVVEVPRPIWWLILNLVIVPFRAPRSAEAYRRVWTERGSPLLYHTRDLAEAMQREFERNHPDVRVYPAMRYGQPGIEEALARMRDDNVQRVIVLPLYPQYSATTTASVFDGLAAALRSVRWLPELRFVTHYHYDEAWVEAVADRIRAHQEEHGEPEQLVFSFHGIPKNYLLDGDPYYCQCQSSARRIAARLKLDSDRWRVTFQSRLGRAEWLKPYTDQTLQAMAREGVKRVQVVCPGFAVDCLETIDEIGVENREEFEEAGGERLEYIPALNAEPDHARVLAELCWRHGQGWPEFGGTTGVDEELLAERVERADRAAVRLELDD from the coding sequence ATGCCGAAGCATCGAATCCGCAGTCGCGCCGAGGTCCGCCAGGTCGACGCGCACCGGGCGCCTGCCCGCGCCGGGGTGCTGCTCGCCAACCTGGGCACGCCCGACCGGCCCGACGCCCGTGCGCTGCGCCGCTACCTCCGGGAGTTTCTCTGGGACGACCGCGTGGTCGAAGTGCCTCGCCCGATCTGGTGGCTGATTCTGAACCTGGTCATCGTGCCCTTCCGCGCCCCTCGGTCGGCCGAGGCCTACCGCCGCGTCTGGACGGAGCGCGGCTCGCCGTTGCTTTATCACACGCGCGACCTGGCCGAAGCGATGCAGCGCGAGTTCGAGCGCAATCACCCGGACGTCCGGGTCTATCCGGCCATGCGCTACGGCCAGCCCGGCATCGAAGAGGCCCTGGCCCGCATGCGCGACGACAACGTGCAGCGGGTGATCGTGCTGCCGCTTTATCCGCAGTACTCGGCGACCACGACGGCGAGCGTGTTCGACGGCCTGGCCGCAGCGCTGAGGTCGGTCCGCTGGCTGCCGGAGCTCCGCTTCGTGACCCATTACCACTACGACGAGGCGTGGGTCGAGGCGGTCGCCGACCGGATTCGTGCCCACCAGGAGGAGCACGGCGAACCGGAGCAGCTGGTGTTCTCGTTCCACGGCATTCCCAAGAACTACCTGCTCGATGGCGACCCGTACTACTGCCAGTGCCAGTCCTCCGCGCGCCGCATCGCCGCTCGCCTGAAGCTCGATTCGGACCGCTGGCGCGTGACCTTCCAGTCGCGCCTCGGCCGGGCCGAGTGGCTGAAGCCCTACACCGACCAGACGCTCCAGGCGATGGCCCGCGAGGGCGTCAAACGCGTCCAGGTCGTCTGCCCGGGCTTCGCCGTCGACTGCCTCGAGACCATCGACGAGATCGGGGTCGAGAACAGGGAAGAATTCGAGGAGGCCGGCGGCGAGCGCCTGGAGTACATCCCCGCACTCAATGCGGAGCCGGACCATGCGCGCGTGCTCGCCGAACTGTGCTGGCGGCACGGCCAGGGCTGGCCGGAATTCGGCGGCACCACCGGCGTCGACGAAGAGCTGCTGGCCGAGCGGGTCGAACGCGCCGACCGGGCCGCGGTCCGGTTGGAGCTGGACGACTGA
- the recQ gene encoding DNA helicase RecQ — translation MAENPAVPESATARRVLREVFGFRAFRGEQAGVVDTLMAGENALVLMPTGGGKSLCYQVPALVRDGTALVISPLIALMRDQVEALKILGVRAEVLNSSLSPERRREVLADLHDGRLDLLYVAPEGLMQPHMLDRLATTPIALIAIDEAHCVSQWGHDFRPEYLALGQLAERFPGVPRVALTATADLRTRDEIERALFDDGCRRFTASFDRPNIRYQVTARANARRQLVDFVRGEHEGDAGIVYCLSRRRCEQVAGWLKEEGFDARPYHAGLDPAEREATQDRFIREDGVIVVATIAFGMGIDKPDVRFVAHLDLPRSIEAYYQETGRAGRDGLPSDAWMVFGLDDVYRLRQMLAESDLPEDRQRIERQRLEALLGFCEQPGCRRPPLLGYFGEHHPGDCGRCDNCLSPPTMVDATEPARMALSCVYRTGQRFGAGHVIDVLVGRRTDRVGSLGHDRLSTFGIGKEHPRGYWQALVRQLLAGGLLATDPDGHGGLRLDPAARPLLRGEVEWTMREPAVRARTRSTTRSKRAPVDEAIAPIFEALRELRLELARDEGVPPYVIFHDATLVAMAEAGPTSLDDLADVPGVGRHKLEKYGKAFLGRLESLAPSVRR, via the coding sequence GTGGCAGAAAATCCGGCCGTTCCGGAAAGCGCGACTGCCCGGCGCGTCCTGCGCGAGGTGTTCGGCTTCCGGGCGTTTCGCGGCGAGCAGGCCGGTGTGGTCGACACGCTGATGGCCGGCGAGAACGCGCTGGTACTCATGCCGACCGGCGGCGGAAAATCGCTGTGCTACCAGGTTCCCGCGCTGGTTCGCGACGGCACCGCGCTGGTGATCTCTCCATTGATCGCGCTGATGCGCGACCAGGTCGAGGCCCTGAAGATCCTCGGCGTGCGCGCCGAAGTGCTCAACTCCAGCCTCTCGCCGGAGCGTCGCCGCGAGGTCCTCGCCGACCTGCACGACGGCCGCCTCGACCTGCTCTACGTCGCGCCCGAGGGCTTGATGCAGCCGCACATGCTCGATCGTCTGGCGACCACGCCGATCGCGCTGATCGCGATCGACGAGGCACACTGCGTCTCGCAATGGGGTCACGATTTCCGTCCCGAGTACCTCGCGCTGGGGCAGCTGGCCGAACGGTTCCCCGGCGTACCCCGGGTCGCGCTGACGGCCACCGCCGACCTTCGCACGCGCGACGAGATCGAACGCGCCCTGTTCGACGACGGGTGCCGACGCTTCACCGCGAGTTTCGATCGGCCCAACATCCGCTACCAGGTCACGGCGCGAGCGAATGCCCGACGCCAGTTGGTCGATTTCGTACGGGGCGAGCACGAGGGCGATGCCGGCATCGTCTACTGCCTCAGCCGCCGGCGTTGCGAGCAGGTGGCCGGCTGGTTGAAGGAAGAAGGTTTCGACGCCCGTCCGTACCACGCGGGGCTGGACCCCGCCGAGCGCGAGGCAACCCAGGACCGGTTCATTCGCGAGGACGGCGTGATCGTCGTCGCGACCATCGCCTTCGGCATGGGCATCGACAAGCCCGACGTACGGTTCGTCGCGCACCTGGACCTGCCCCGTTCGATCGAGGCCTACTACCAGGAAACCGGCCGGGCAGGGCGCGACGGCCTGCCGTCCGACGCCTGGATGGTGTTCGGGCTCGACGACGTCTATCGCCTGCGGCAGATGCTGGCCGAGTCCGACCTGCCGGAGGACCGGCAGCGGATCGAGCGCCAGCGGCTGGAGGCCTTGCTCGGTTTCTGCGAGCAGCCAGGCTGCCGCCGCCCGCCCCTGCTGGGCTATTTCGGCGAACACCATCCGGGCGACTGCGGGCGCTGCGACAACTGCCTGTCGCCGCCGACCATGGTCGATGCCACGGAACCGGCGCGGATGGCCCTGTCCTGCGTGTACCGCACCGGCCAGCGCTTCGGTGCCGGCCACGTCATCGACGTGCTGGTCGGCCGGCGGACCGACCGCGTCGGTTCGCTGGGCCACGACCGGCTGAGCACGTTCGGGATCGGCAAGGAGCATCCGCGCGGCTACTGGCAGGCCCTGGTCCGCCAGCTGCTTGCCGGCGGATTGCTGGCGACCGACCCGGACGGGCACGGAGGTCTTCGCCTCGATCCGGCCGCCCGGCCCCTGCTGCGGGGCGAGGTCGAGTGGACGATGCGCGAGCCGGCGGTCCGGGCACGAACCCGGTCGACGACGAGATCGAAGCGTGCCCCGGTCGACGAGGCGATCGCGCCGATCTTCGAAGCACTGCGCGAGCTGCGGCTGGAGCTGGCCAGAGACGAAGGCGTTCCGCCCTACGTGATCTTCCACGATGCCACGCTGGTGGCCATGGCCGAAGCCGGCCCGACGAGCCTCGACGACCTGGCCGACGTGCCCGGCGTGGGCCGGCACAAGCTGGAAAAATACGGCAAGGCCTTTCTGGGCCGGCTGGAATCGCTGGCCCCGTCCGTCCGCCGTTGA
- a CDS encoding GGDEF domain-containing protein, producing the protein MPPLLTFVLLVALLAGGTLPASADAGLSTRIDAIEQLHLQRPWQESQSAIDALRADGLDGATPDQRARLDLMEGRNLVLAGRFDDAMDRLDRVLSRPVGIDLRLRALELAANAAGIDQQYALAFNYLYEALKLLPDARDPGAQAGLLVLAARFHSLAGEQGLAMDYISEALAAAEDSGDDRTRCFAEQDLVFQQLRVGLADAASESADAMWQSCQESGDPVLQGTGMMAMGAALLEAGRFDEAVGWLERAIAQHRAGEFAVGVAESRYYLGRALLAAGDAEGGTRRLLDSVSYFESREDWQSLIELHATLADSFERRDMPGRALDHLRAQFEADRRFNDIQRSLRIAYQQAEFENQRQQQELAMLRQRNELFELERQAQTSRQKARTVAIVMAAVIGVLLIGLLIRFRADRRRFRRLSERDGLTGLLNHSRFHRAASRALEHSRENGRPCTLIAADVDLFKQVNDRFGHQAGDAVLSYLGQLLSDVFPPPGIVGRVGGEEFAVFLPDQNRLQARQRVEDLRRRLRPVTVGDSSIAVTLSFGLAEARRERRLERLRSRADDALYRAKRSGRDELIDAAELADGDEP; encoded by the coding sequence GTGCCGCCCCTGCTTACGTTCGTTCTGCTGGTCGCCCTGCTGGCCGGTGGGACGCTGCCGGCGTCTGCGGATGCCGGACTCTCGACGCGGATCGATGCGATCGAGCAACTGCACCTCCAACGGCCATGGCAGGAATCGCAGAGCGCGATCGACGCCCTGCGAGCCGACGGCCTGGACGGGGCCACGCCCGACCAGCGGGCGCGGCTCGACCTGATGGAAGGACGCAATCTCGTGCTCGCGGGCCGCTTCGACGATGCCATGGATCGCCTCGATCGCGTGCTGTCGCGGCCCGTCGGCATCGACCTCAGGCTGCGGGCACTCGAGCTGGCGGCCAATGCGGCAGGCATCGACCAGCAGTACGCGCTGGCCTTCAATTACCTCTACGAGGCCCTGAAGCTGTTGCCGGACGCGCGTGACCCCGGCGCACAGGCCGGCCTGCTGGTGCTGGCCGCCCGATTCCACTCGCTGGCCGGGGAGCAGGGGCTGGCCATGGACTACATTTCCGAAGCGCTCGCGGCCGCCGAGGACAGCGGCGATGACCGGACCCGGTGCTTCGCCGAGCAGGACCTGGTCTTCCAGCAGCTCCGCGTCGGCCTGGCCGACGCCGCCTCCGAAAGCGCGGATGCGATGTGGCAGAGCTGCCAGGAAAGCGGCGACCCGGTCCTGCAGGGAACCGGAATGATGGCGATGGGCGCGGCGCTGCTCGAGGCCGGTCGCTTCGACGAGGCCGTCGGCTGGCTGGAGCGGGCCATCGCGCAGCACCGCGCCGGCGAGTTCGCCGTGGGGGTGGCCGAGTCGAGGTACTATCTTGGCCGCGCGCTGCTGGCGGCCGGCGATGCGGAAGGCGGAACCCGGCGCCTGCTCGATTCGGTGAGCTACTTCGAATCGCGCGAGGACTGGCAGAGCCTGATCGAGCTGCACGCGACGCTGGCCGACTCCTTCGAGCGTCGCGACATGCCGGGGCGGGCGCTCGACCACCTGCGCGCGCAGTTCGAGGCCGATCGGCGCTTCAACGACATCCAGCGCAGCCTTCGCATCGCCTACCAGCAGGCCGAATTCGAGAACCAGCGGCAGCAGCAGGAACTGGCCATGCTGCGGCAGCGCAACGAGCTGTTCGAGCTCGAACGCCAGGCACAGACCTCACGCCAGAAGGCGAGGACCGTCGCCATCGTGATGGCGGCGGTGATCGGGGTCCTGCTGATCGGCCTGCTGATCCGTTTCCGCGCGGACCGGCGGCGCTTCCGGCGCCTGTCCGAGCGCGACGGCCTGACCGGTCTGCTCAACCACAGCCGGTTTCATCGAGCGGCCAGCAGGGCGCTGGAGCACAGCCGCGAGAACGGACGCCCGTGCACCCTGATCGCCGCCGACGTCGACCTGTTCAAGCAGGTCAACGACCGCTTCGGTCACCAGGCCGGTGACGCGGTGTTGTCCTATCTCGGCCAGCTGCTGAGCGACGTGTTCCCGCCGCCCGGCATCGTCGGACGCGTCGGCGGCGAGGAGTTCGCCGTGTTCCTTCCCGACCAGAATCGCCTGCAGGCACGGCAGCGGGTCGAGGACCTGCGCCGGCGGCTGCGGCCGGTGACCGTGGGCGATTCGTCGATCGCCGTGACCCTGAGCTTCGGCCTGGCCGAGGCGCGGCGCGAGCGCCGGCTGGAACGGTTGCGGTCGCGCGCCGACGACGCGCTGTATCGGGCCAAGCGCTCCGGGCGCGATGAGCTGATCGATGCCGCCGAACTCGCCGACGGCGACGAGCCGTGA
- a CDS encoding DUF3617 domain-containing protein, giving the protein MFKQSLTAVAVASLSLSAVAQEPNIEPGMWETTSTVSLNIPNMPEGSMPPQTQTESNCITPEDIRDGEAFLADNEECEVADKEISADGMSFTMTCPSPDGSAMTMNADMSFDGDTMSGTVDGQMDSAMGSMTMSVEISGKRTGDC; this is encoded by the coding sequence ATGTTCAAGCAGAGCCTGACCGCAGTGGCCGTGGCCAGCCTTTCCCTTTCCGCAGTGGCCCAGGAGCCCAACATCGAGCCCGGCATGTGGGAAACCACCAGCACGGTCTCGCTGAATATCCCGAACATGCCGGAAGGCTCCATGCCGCCGCAGACCCAGACCGAGTCGAACTGCATCACGCCGGAAGACATCCGCGACGGCGAAGCGTTCCTGGCCGACAACGAGGAATGCGAAGTCGCCGACAAGGAAATCAGCGCCGACGGCATGAGCTTCACCATGACCTGTCCGAGCCCGGACGGCAGTGCGATGACCATGAACGCCGACATGTCCTTCGACGGCGACACGATGTCGGGCACGGTCGACGGCCAGATGGACTCGGCCATGGGGTCGATGACCATGTCGGTCGAGATTTCCGGCAAGCGCACCGGCGACTGCTGA